From the Actinomyces sp. zg-332 genome, the window TTTTCCTATAATACTAAGCTCATAAAACTATCGGAAAATATCTAGATAACTCAGCTAAACCTATTTTCAAAAATAAGAAAATCACGTATTACTCCCCTCAAAACACATATCACCACTAAACTCGCTATTCCCAGCCAAAGCAAAACGATTACTAAAAGTCTGTGCTAAAGGGAACTAAAACACCAATACAGCCACAATCAAGTAGCTAAAACACCTGTCATTACAAACTCGCAGAACAGCACTTATCCAAAAACTAACCAACTAAAATACAAATACTTAAACTAAACCTTCTAAAGCAACATCAAACATCCACATCTAAAAACACACAAACATCTAAACTCAGTCTCTAAAAATTTACTCACAAAACCAACTAATTAAACACAACCTATGGAATAAGAAGGTTCGCTACTATATAGTCTTATCCTAAACTACCACTGCCAAAATCAACCAGCAACTTATAAAAACTAAAAACGCTCCGACTCGGTATAAAACTAAGTCAGAGCGTCAATTTTGTGGAGATGCGGGGAATTGAACCCCGGTCCGATAAGCAACCCCCAGGACTTCTCCGGGTGCATCCTAGCTTATAATTTCTCAGCTTTCACATTCACCTAGGCTAGATGCTTCAAGCTCAGTTTTCTAAAAGTCGAGCGGTAACCGAAAACAAGTTACAACCCCAGTGGCTCCCTAAGTCGACGCCATGTATCTATGATGGAAGCAGTCATAGTATGACGGATTCGCTTCTAAAACCTTGCTATAAATTAAGCTGCAAGTGCGAAATCAGTGCGTGTATTCTTTGCACTTATTTTTTCGAGATAGCGTTTACGAGATGAACCTCATCCTCGACCCGCTTCCCCTGGATCACTACCCACCGTCGAAACCGATCATCCCCTATTTAGTTCACAAAAGCATAAAATTATCCACGAGTTCTCGCGAAATCTTTCATAGCTTTAGCTGCTTCACGATTATCTTGTTTCAATCGCAAAGCTTGTCTCTTATCCCATTCTTGCTTACCACGAGCCAAAGCTATTTCTAACTTTGCTCTGCCTCGAATGAAATAAAGCTCTATAGGTACAATAGTATACCCTTTTGCTTGTACTTTCATAGAAAGTTTAGCTATTTCTTTTTTATGTAAAAGAAGTTTCCTTTTACGTTTAGGTGCATGATTAGTCCAAGTACCATGAGAATACTCTGGAATGTTAGCCCCCTGCACCCAAGCTTCGAGTCTATCTATTTCCACCCAAGATTCAGACAAGCTAGCACGTCCTGCCCGTAAAGCTTTCACTTCTGTACCAGTCAAAACTAGTCCAGCTTCAATCTTATCTTCGATATGATAGTCATGGAAAGCTCGCTTGTTTCTGGCAACAACGTGTTTAGCATCAGCTTGTTGCTTAGCTTTTTCAGCAGCAGTCATTTTTCTAACTGTAGACATTTTAGCCACTTGCTACCCTCCCTTTCCATATAAAACTCAGCTTTTTAGGATAACAAATTTACTGCGTAAAAACAATAAATCTTTAAGTAATTCCCCTGAAAGGTAAAAAAGTTCCCGTAAGCTATCCAATAAACTATCAGAAAACTTACGAGAACATATAAAAATAAAAACTACTTAAATCTTTGTGTAACGTCCCAAAGAAACAACCGATGATATACCAGCTAAGACAATTGCTGCCAAAATCAGCAAAGGCGACACTATCAAAACATCAGTCAAAGTCACAAAGTTTACAAGTGGGAAAGAAACTTTTAACCAGCCATCGATTAAGAAATAAACACCCGTAAACAACGATACAACAGCGAATAAAGCCCCTATTAGTGCAGAGATTGCACCTTCAAGCATGAACGGTAACTGAATGAAAAAGTTTGAAGCCCCAACAAAACGCATAATAGATGTTTCTTTACGCCTAGACATCGCTGATAGCTTAATAGTTGTTGTAATAAGCAAAATAGCAACAAAAACCATAACACCAGCAACACCCAAAGACAAAACGGTACCAGCATTAAGCATAGTGAACAAAGGCTGCAAAATTTTCTTTTGGTCAATTATCGACTGAACACCAGCATGATTGGAAAGCTTATCTTGAATAACCTTGTATTCTTCAGGGTTCACGAGCTTAATCCTATAAGAAACAGGAAGCATATCCGCTGTTGTTCCTTGTCCCAAAGCAGTATTACCTAAAGTTTTCTTGAAATTCTTAAAAGCTTGTTCTTTGTCTTCAAAATAAACTTTCTTAACGAACGGTTTTAAATCCTGAGAATTCAAAATATTCCCAACATCTTTGATTTGCTTTTCCGTGGCCTCTTTACCATTACAAGTAGTACTTGGATCTCCCTCAACACACATTGAAACAGTAATTTCAACCTTGTCATACCATTCGTCACGAATATTGTTAATCTGCATCTGTAATAAAGCAGCAGAACCTACGAATAGCAAAGAAATAAATGTTACTAATATGACAGCAATAGTCATAGAAATGTTACTTTTTAAGCCTTGCCATACCTGTGAAGCTACAAACTTGAAACGCATTATTTACCTCTGACTATCCTGTTCTATCTACTAACACCATATACGCCACGTGCCTGATCACGAATAATTTTACCAGCTTCTAGTTCAATTACACGCTTACGCATCTGGTCAACTATTTCGTCATCGTGAGTTGCCATAACAACTGTTGTACCTTTACGGTTAATACGATCAAGCAAACGCATAATTCCTAGAGAAGTCGTAGGATCCAAGTTACCTGTAGGCTCATCAGCTAATAGTAACTTAGGCTTATTAATCATTGCTCGAGCAATAGCTACACGTTGCTGTTCACCACCAGATAACTCGTGTGGCAGACGGTTTTCCTTACCTGATAAACCAACTAAATCTAATACTTCATGAACATTAACATGTATTTGTTTACGTGGTACACCGATAACCTGTTGAGCTATAGCTACATTTTCAAAAACTGTTTTATTGCTTAACAAACGGAAATCTTGAAAAACTGTGCCAACTTCTCGTCTAAAATAAGGAACTTTACGTCTAGACATCTGCGTCAAGTCATGCCCTAAAACAAAGATTCTTCCAGTTGTAGGACGTTCCTCACTCAACACAAGACTTAAGAAAGTTGATTTACCTGAACCTGAGGCACCCACTAGAAACACAAACTCATTTTCATTGATTTCTAAAGAGACCTCATCTAATGCTGGACGTGCACCTCTTTTATAAATTTTTGTTATATGCTCGAGTTTAATCATTCTCATCTCATTTCTAGACGAATAGCCTATTTACAAGCCTTACTCCACTTTACTCTAATTCAACTAATACTCTACGAATCTATGAATGCGTGTTTTACATTATTTCCGTATTATAGAACAATTTTTCACACAATTTATTTCACAGCGCTAATACTTCAAATCTCTAAGCTAGTTTATATCTAAATCCCTAGTAAATAATTATAGTGTTTTTAAGGAATTTTGTTTACGCCATTTGATACCAGCACTAATGAAATCATCAATTTCGCCGTCAAAAACAGCTGTGGTATTTCCAGATTCATGGTCAGTACGTAAATCTTTCACCATTTGGAAAGGTTGCAAAACATAAGAACGCATTTGGTCTCCCCAACTAGCTTTCACATCCCCAGCCAAAGCTTTCTTCTCAGCTGCTTCTTGCTCACGTCTAAGCAACAGCAAACGTGACTGCAAAACCCTAAGAGCAGCAGCCCTATTTTGTATCTGAGACTTCTCGTTTTGCATTGAGACAACTATACCTGTTGGGATGTGTGTCATTCGAACAGCTGAATCTGTTGTATTCACTGATTGTCCACCAGGTCCTGATGATCTGAAAACATCAACTTTAATTTCTGTTTCAGGAATCTCAACATGGTCAGTTTGTTCAATGAGAGGAATTACTTCAACAGCTGCAAAAGAAGTATGTCTCCTACCTTGATTATCAAAAGGTGATATTCTAACAAGCCTATGAGTGCCAGCTTCAACTGATAATGTACCGTAAGCAAATGGAGCTTTAACTTCAAAAGTAGCAGATTTTATTCCAGCTTCTTCAGCATAAGATGTGTCCAAAATTTTCACAGGATAGTTATTGCGTTCAGCCCACCTAATATACATTCTCAAAAGCATTTGCGCGAAATCAGCAGCATCAACACCACCGGCTCCAGACCTAATTGTCACCACAGCTTCACGCTCATCGTATTCTCCAGATAAAAGAGTGCGAATCTCTAAATCAGACAAATCAGTATCCAAGCTTTTAATTTCACTAACTACATCTTCAAATAATTGACTATCGTTTTCTTCTTCAGCTATTTCAAGTAATGCTTCGATGTCTTCTAAACGTGTACGCATTGATTCTAAACGGTCTAGTTCTGATTGCACACGTGATAATTTAGAAGTTACTTCCTGTGCTTTCTCGGGGTTATCCCACAAAGTAGGTTCGGCTGCTTGCACAGTTAATTCTTTAACTTTGGCTTTAAGATCTTCAGGATCTTTCACAGCCTCAATTGATTTTAAAACTTGTTCAAGTCTTTGTATTTCAAATAAATATTCCATATTTTTGTTTCAACTCGTTTATTATTCCAATGATATTTTATATCTTTTTAGCTATTTTGTGGGGTAAGACAGCGTCTTTTACGCATATTGTGTTTATTTTCCACAGTTTTATCCCGTTTTATCCCGAAACTTTACTTTTTGTCCACTCGTAAAACAAATTATAGGAAAATAGACCATTTATTCTAGCAGAGTTTTATATATCTGCTATACAAAGTCGATATTATTTTTTAGATATTTGTGAGAAAGTATTTATATTACAAACGTATAACTATTTATTGCCATAGTAAGCACATTTATATAAAGAAAGTACTTATTTACTGAGTGTGATATTGGAAGTTTAGGGGAAAAAATCATAATATGCTTATGTGTATAAATCCAATAAATATATTTCACTAGCAGCTCTAGCATCAGCTGCACTTAAAGATGCTGATATTGTTGGAACTTGCTTACCGCAGTCCCAAAGTGACGATTTTTTATCAACGAATATATTAGTAAAAAGCGTCGAGAGAAAAAATAAAGAGTACACTGTTATTGCTCCACGTTCAAAAAACGCTGCTTTAACTTTGGCAAGACACGTCAGTATCTTATCCTCCCTTAGTATTGCTCGTGAAAATAAAGAATTTACTATTTCCACTCTTATACCTATCGCTAGCTATCCTATACCTAATGTGGGGAAAGCATATATTTTTGAACCAGTTGTAGGTAGACCTCTTGACGATGCCGATTTATTCACTTCAACTAGTTATGCTTCAGCCGTAGCAAAAGCTATCTCATCTTTACATTCATTGAAAGATACAATTGCCATAAATAATTCCTTGCCTGCTTATACGGTTACAGATATACAACGCAGGTTACTTTCAGATTTAGATGAGGGTATGCAAACTAGAAAGCTACCTAAAGCTTTATTCTCAAGATGGGAAAAAATGATCGAGGACGTTTCTCTCTGGAGATTAACTCCTTGCGTAATTCATGCAAATCTATCAGCAGATTCTTTCTATGTGAAGAGCTATATGGTTTCAGGAATAGTTGATTTTACTAATATGCATATTGGTGATCCTGCTGAAGATTTCGCTTGGCTATTTGGTGTTGCTTCTTCAGATACCCTAAACCGTGTGTTTAAAGTCTACAATCAGCTAAACCCACAACCAGATTTTAAGTCATTTGTTGAAAGAGCGAAGCTACATAGCGAACTGATGATTCTAAAATGGCTGCTTCACGGTGTACACACAAACAATAATGAGATAGTTGAGGACGCAGCTCAAATGCTTTCCGAACTATCAGACAGCATTACTGCAGAAGAAGAAATGCGTAAAATTGAAGCTGAAAAGGCTTTGAAGTTGCAGGAAGAAAATCGTCGCATACGTGAAGAAATAGAGCTTGAGAATGTACGTAAACTAGAGAATTTGAATTTACATTCTCCAAAAATAGATGATTTGAAACATAATGTTCCGTCCGAGAAAACGTCAAAACATGATTTTTCTTCTTCTGAGCACAAAGTAGAAACTAATGTTCAAAAGCAAAGTACTGGTACAGATTTTATATCTTCTATGGATATAAATGTTGAGAACACAGTAAAGCTTGAAAATGATGTTATAGAAAACGCTGCGAGTGA encodes:
- the smpB gene encoding SsrA-binding protein SmpB, whose product is MSTVRKMTAAEKAKQQADAKHVVARNKRAFHDYHIEDKIEAGLVLTGTEVKALRAGRASLSESWVEIDRLEAWVQGANIPEYSHGTWTNHAPKRKRKLLLHKKEIAKLSMKVQAKGYTIVPIELYFIRGRAKLEIALARGKQEWDKRQALRLKQDNREAAKAMKDFARTRG
- a CDS encoding phosphotransferase, yielding MYKSNKYISLAALASAALKDADIVGTCLPQSQSDDFLSTNILVKSVERKNKEYTVIAPRSKNAALTLARHVSILSSLSIARENKEFTISTLIPIASYPIPNVGKAYIFEPVVGRPLDDADLFTSTSYASAVAKAISSLHSLKDTIAINNSLPAYTVTDIQRRLLSDLDEGMQTRKLPKALFSRWEKMIEDVSLWRLTPCVIHANLSADSFYVKSYMVSGIVDFTNMHIGDPAEDFAWLFGVASSDTLNRVFKVYNQLNPQPDFKSFVERAKLHSELMILKWLLHGVHTNNNEIVEDAAQMLSELSDSITAEEEMRKIEAEKALKLQEENRRIREEIELENVRKLENLNLHSPKIDDLKHNVPSEKTSKHDFSSSEHKVETNVQKQSTGTDFISSMDINVENTVKLENDVIENAASDFEKTEAIDVSSYKEIDTNVSEEE
- the ftsX gene encoding permease-like cell division protein FtsX, whose translation is MRFKFVASQVWQGLKSNISMTIAVILVTFISLLFVGSAALLQMQINNIRDEWYDKVEITVSMCVEGDPSTTCNGKEATEKQIKDVGNILNSQDLKPFVKKVYFEDKEQAFKNFKKTLGNTALGQGTTADMLPVSYRIKLVNPEEYKVIQDKLSNHAGVQSIIDQKKILQPLFTMLNAGTVLSLGVAGVMVFVAILLITTTIKLSAMSRRKETSIMRFVGASNFFIQLPFMLEGAISALIGALFAVVSLFTGVYFLIDGWLKVSFPLVNFVTLTDVLIVSPLLILAAIVLAGISSVVSLGRYTKI
- the prfB gene encoding peptide chain release factor 2, with the translated sequence MEYLFEIQRLEQVLKSIEAVKDPEDLKAKVKELTVQAAEPTLWDNPEKAQEVTSKLSRVQSELDRLESMRTRLEDIEALLEIAEEENDSQLFEDVVSEIKSLDTDLSDLEIRTLLSGEYDEREAVVTIRSGAGGVDAADFAQMLLRMYIRWAERNNYPVKILDTSYAEEAGIKSATFEVKAPFAYGTLSVEAGTHRLVRISPFDNQGRRHTSFAAVEVIPLIEQTDHVEIPETEIKVDVFRSSGPGGQSVNTTDSAVRMTHIPTGIVVSMQNEKSQIQNRAAALRVLQSRLLLLRREQEAAEKKALAGDVKASWGDQMRSYVLQPFQMVKDLRTDHESGNTTAVFDGEIDDFISAGIKWRKQNSLKTL
- the ftsE gene encoding cell division ATP-binding protein FtsE; this encodes MIKLEHITKIYKRGARPALDEVSLEINENEFVFLVGASGSGKSTFLSLVLSEERPTTGRIFVLGHDLTQMSRRKVPYFRREVGTVFQDFRLLSNKTVFENVAIAQQVIGVPRKQIHVNVHEVLDLVGLSGKENRLPHELSGGEQQRVAIARAMINKPKLLLADEPTGNLDPTTSLGIMRLLDRINRKGTTVVMATHDDEIVDQMRKRVIELEAGKIIRDQARGVYGVSR